The Procambarus clarkii isolate CNS0578487 chromosome 57, FALCON_Pclarkii_2.0, whole genome shotgun sequence genome has a segment encoding these proteins:
- the LOC138353370 gene encoding Golgi-associated RAB2B interactor protein 3-like: MRIACNMSAKLWECCECIRTKLVPALIQLVPALIQLLPALIQLVPALIQLVPARLNTAGASPNAAGASLNTTGASLNTADASLNTADASPNAADASPNAADASPNAAGASPNAAGASPNAAGASPNAAGASPNAAGASPNTAGASFNTAAGASLNTAGASLNTAGASLNTAGVSLNTAGASLNTADASLNTAGASLNTAGASVNTAVLVLIQLVPALIQLVPALIQLV; encoded by the exons ATGAGAATTGCTTGCAACATGAGTGCCAAACTTTGGGAATGCTGTGAATGTATAAGAACTAAG CTGGTGCCAGCTTTAATACAGCTGGTGCCAGCCTTAATACAGCTGTTGCCAGCCTTAATACAGCTGGTGCCAGCCTTAATACAGCTGGTGCCAGCCAGACTTAATACAGCTGGTGCCAGCCCTAATGCAGCTGGTGCCAGCCTTAATACAACTGGTGCCAGCCTTAATACAGCTGATGCCAGCCTTAATACAGCTGATGCCAGCCCTAATGCAGCTGATGCCAGCCCTAATGCAGCTGATGCCAGCCCTAATGCAGCTGGTGCCAGCCCTAATGCAGCTGGTGCTAGCCCTAATGCAGCTGGTGCCAGCCCTAATGCAGCTGGTGCCAGCCCTAATGCAGCTGGTGCCAGCCCTAATACAGCCGGTGCCAGCTTTAATACAGCTG CTGGTGCCAGCCTTAATACAGCTGGTGCCAGCCTTAATACAGCTGGTGCCAGCCTTAATACAGCTGGTGTCAGCCTTAATACAGCTGGTGCCAGCCTTAATACAGCTGATGCCAGCCTTAATACAGCTGGTGCCAGCCTTAATACAGCTGGTGCCAGCGTTAATACAGCTGTGCTAGTCTTAATACAGCTGGTGCCAGCCTTAATACAGCTGGTGCCAGCCTTAATACAGCTGGTCTAG